The genome window ACTCGGTGCTTCTATTTTGATTGGATCTGTAGATTCAATCTGATTTAGATATGATTCTAGTTTAGAAATTCCATCTTGAACGGATTCATTTTCAGTTGATTTTAGAAAATTAACTTGAGATTCCAGTTTTGCTTTAACAATCTGATTTTGTAAATATCTGCATTTTTTAGGATCTCTAAACGTATCATATTGAACCATCCTGTATTTTGTAGCAGTTAGTGACTCCATCATGCCATTAAGGAATGAAACTGGTTTTCCGTAGGTATCAACTAGAATGAGATTTCGATTATTCTGGTTTAGTAATGATAATGCTTCAGTAGAAATGTAGCCTTTTCCACTTAGAACTATTTTTTCATAAGGTAAGTTTGTGATGAACCATTCTTCTTGATCTTGTGTTTCTGAGAATGGGTTGAGACCGTTTTTTAGAACTATCTTATTGTCTTTGAGAGAAACTGAATGACCGTAGCCTTTTAGGAATTTCACATTGTAATGATTTTGTTTACCTTTAATAGTCATCGTCATCGCATTCAGAGGAGTCTAGATATTTTTCACCTTCATCAATATCAATATCATATCCCATTTTCTCCCAGAAATCCATGGTTTGCGTATCAGAGCTCCAGATTTTTGCAAAACCACATCTAACCATCTCACATTCAATAAATTGTAGAAACTTTTTGCCTATTCCTTTCTCACGATATTTACTGTCAACTTCAATTAGTAAAATTGTGGGTTCGAATTCCCCCATTTCCCCATTAAAATATTCCAGTAGAGCTTCCGCTATGAGAGTATTATTTTCAAAAAGACGAAAGTACGAATAAGGTGTAAGATTATCACTTGATTCATGTAGTCCTGAACGACTTTTTACAACAAAATTTTTGCTTTTTAGAGATTGCTCTTTCGATATATGAGGTACTTTACCAACCGAAAAAATTTCCTTTTCAAATTTTTTATATGCTAAGTCAATAATAGACTCAGTTAAATCAGAATTTACCCGTAAAACTGCCCAATTATCATTTGGTTCTAGTATACTAATTTCTTGTTTTTCATGAACAACATTTAGTCGTCTAATTATCCCATCGATCAATTCTTCTTCTACTGAGTAATTTTTTCCTTTTAGAAAAGATGCCAGTTCATCAATAAATTTGTCTGCAAGGTTTGTGTTAAATGAGATTATTATTGTTGAAATTTTGGATTTACTGTTATTTCTTCAAATTTAGGATAAATATCCCAATTCAAACTAACAGGATCATCATTCATAGTTGATTTTAAGAGATTCCGACAATTAAGATCTTTCCAACAAATCCTAACTTCCGTTATTACGTGAAAGTCGTGAATTTACAAGCGTGAAAAGGGGGGATTCTATTTTTATCGATAAAGAGTAAAAATGCAATCCCACCCACTTGTTTGTGGGTTTAGGATACTTTTCGAAGGAACTTGATGTGTCTAGATCATAATGCGGATTAGGATTTGTTGGAAAGTGTTTAAAATCAATACTAGAGTTATGATGTTGTGAAATATCTTGCATTGTTTTTAATTTTGCTTCTACTCTTATCTACAACAAATTTTGTGTTTGCACATCGAGATGGTTGTCATAGCAAGCACAGCTGTCCGTCAGATACTGGAAGCTATGAATGTGGAGATAATGGATACTGTTCCGAATGTCAAAACAACAAGTATTGCAAAGAAGGAAAACCAATATCCTATTCTAAAGACTCCAAATCAAAACAACAAAAAACAGAGCCAATAATTCTCAAAAAACAAGTCTTAAATCAAAAAATCAGTCCTGCATTATGTATGGGAAATACAATGTGTATTCAAGGAAAAGTCAAGTCAATAGTTGATGGCGATACATTATACATAGATAATTACAAAGTCCGTTTATCATTAACTAATACTCCTGAAAAAGATCAAAAAGGATACACTGAAGCTACCAAATTTACAAAGGCCATGTGTCCAATAGGCTCTTCTGTAATTGTAGATCAAGATGACAAACAGCCCTTTGACAGTTTCAAAAGACTGATGGGGAAAGTATATTGTTCTGATAAAAATCTCAACGCCGAACTTTTGTACAAAAATCACGCATCAATCACGAAAAAATATTGCTCAAAGAGTGAATTTAGAATGGATGATTGGGCTAAAAAATACGGTTGCTGAGTCGACACTATGAGGAAGGCAAAATCATTTGATATCGCCAAAAATCATCATATGCACTAGTCCATAACCCTGACAAATTCGTCCATGATCCTAACATACCTGTCAATGAACATAACTCAAGTGTCAGCGCGGCTTAATAGCTTTACTCACGATAAGTTAGTGATGATGAAAAAACAAACAAACACTAGAAATAAAAAATTAGCGCCTGATTTTAAACCCAGCATGACAGTTTTATCCCGTATAATGCAAACTATGACTGAAAAAGGTGCTAAAGGCAGGACACAGATATCGCTTGACGCCAATCTCAACTATGCTAGACTTGCAAAGCACATTGTCTGGCTAGAGAAAAAAGGGCTTGCTGAATCAACAGTTGAAAATAACAAAATTAATGTTGTTTTGACTGAAAATGGAAAAACATTTGCATCCACCATCTCCAACATTAGTCAATAATACTGATAGATTTGTCCATAAAACTTACACTAGTGTCA of Candidatus Nitrosotenuis sp. DW1 contains these proteins:
- a CDS encoding GNAT family N-acetyltransferase, whose translation is MIDGIIRRLNVVHEKQEISILEPNDNWAVLRVNSDLTESIIDLAYKKFEKEIFSVGKVPHISKEQSLKSKNFVVKSRSGLHESSDNLTPYSYFRLFENNTLIAEALLEYFNGEMGEFEPTILLIEVDSKYREKGIGKKFLQFIECEMVRCGFAKIWSSDTQTMDFWEKMGYDIDIDEGEKYLDSSECDDDDY
- a CDS encoding thermonuclease family protein, yielding MGNTMCIQGKVKSIVDGDTLYIDNYKVRLSLTNTPEKDQKGYTEATKFTKAMCPIGSSVIVDQDDKQPFDSFKRLMGKVYCSDKNLNAELLYKNHASITKKYCSKSEFRMDDWAKKYGC
- a CDS encoding winged helix-turn-helix domain-containing protein, which codes for MTVLSRIMQTMTEKGAKGRTQISLDANLNYARLAKHIVWLEKKGLAESTVENNKINVVLTENGKTFASTISNISQ